The nucleotide sequence acccgaggacaccaaaacctgcattcctgtacccgtgaaaatctacgaaagcaaatatatatatatatatatatattgcaaattGATGTGTAAATGtatggtaaaggcaaaggtaaaggacccctggatggttaagtcctgtcgaatcagactatggggtgtggcgctcatctccgctttcaggccaagggaactggcatttgtctgcagacctCTTTTCTGGatcctgtggccagcaggactaaactacttctgatgcaacaggacaccgtgacggaaagcagagtgcacagaaacgctgtttaccttcttgccacagtggtacctatttatctacttgcactagcatgctttcgaactactaggttggcaggagctgggacagagcaacgggagctcaattcgtcatggggattcaaactgccgaacctctgatcagcaaacccaagaggcttggtggtttagaccacagagccacccacatctcagcatgtggaaatgtggagagctgaggaAGAGGGTAACAGGAGAAAGCACTCGCCTACTTCAGCTCCCTTTGGGCTGCAGCACAAAGCCTTCCTGGTGTGGGGAAATGGACAGATGTTCATGTTTGCATTTAAAACATGGTTCCAGGCACAGGTTGCAGAAGGAAGCCATTTTAACTGTGGGCCATGCAAACCATTAAGCCGGATGACAGAGAGGGGAGAAAATGTCCTCCTCTCAACTGCTCAGTGTGGTCTACCCATTCATTCTCTGTTCATCCATTCATCTTTCTATACTCCCCAGCTCCAACATATTTCCTCTGTAGTCCTATTGACCTTTCATGGAGATGCCCTCTATTGAGTTGTGGATTCCTTTTCGCCGTCCTCCTCCTTCTTGTGTGAAGCAGCAGAATCCTCTTTCAATTTGTCTGTAGAAGAAGgggaagcagaaagaaagaaagccagagAAAAGTTTGAATCTGGAAATGAGATGTTGAAGACTCTGGAACAAGGGTCGTCGACCTATTTAGGCATATATCCACATctggatttttgagtgaatgccaTGGCCAGTACCCCAGCTCTGGTTTCTTCTCATAGAAGtgagagaggaagtgggaaagagtctCAATCCACCAGCTTCCTCCTTCAGTTCTTGGCTTTTCACAGGACAATAGGTAACCTCACTTACCATCTTATGGCCAAAGGATGGAGGGGTAGAGAGTACAGCCATGGGCACCCACGCCATTGCACCCATGGTCATCACATTGGCAATCCCTGTTCTAGAAGCCCAGGGCCAGTAGCATCTCCTTTCAGCTGTAGGTGATGCCAGTTACAGTACAGTCATCAGAAGCATTTGTCTTATGATGTCTTAGCCCCCACCGCAGTCCACTCACACCCATACTGCAGGCAAAGAACAGAGCTCACTTATCAGTGTATTGAAGAAAGTGCAGTGTTGCACAGGTGAGCTGTCCACAACCTGGGTTGGCTCAGTGCTTAGGTGGAAGAAGTTCTGCTGTGTGGCATTATAGAGCGGCCACTCTACCTCACCGGCAGCTGACCCCGTTGGTTTCCTGCAGAGGATGTAAAACAAATATATAGCTCTAAACACCAATATACTGCTCTCCATCTTCCATCCGGGCAAAAGGCATTGTAAGAGTTTGGGGATATATCACAGTCAGGCAAAAAAGACACTTGAGGAGCGAAACAGAGCCAGTGAGAGCTGGAGAATTCTGAAGGCCACATTTGGACCTcgtcagatttgcagatgacaccaaactgggggggttagctaatgccacagaagacatgatcagaattcaaaatgaccttgacagattggagaactgggcccaagctaacaaaatgaatttcaacagggacaaatgtaaggttcctgCACTTagtcaggaagaaccagatgcgcaaatataagatgggggacacctggcttactagcagtgcatgtgaaaaggatctaggggtcttagtggaccgcGAGCTCAACATGAGTCAACAGCAGCACACAAagaaaggctaatgctattctaggctacataAACAGAAGTATAGCGTCCAGCTCAAGGGAAGAAATAGTACCAATAGTATCTTAGTGAGACCACACCTGGGATACTGTGtctaattctgggcaccacagtttaagaagttggggtgtgtgcagaggagggcaaccaagatgatcaagggttagGAAGCCAAGTTTTATGAGGaccagttgaaggagctgggtatgtttagcctagaaaagaggagactgagaggagagatgatagcaagctctctttttttctttcttttttcttttgttattgatacaccaaaaaagaaaaaagaaaaccaagacaAGAAATACAAACCAAACCATGATATAGACAATATTAGttacaaatcaataaaacaaaaagcGGTCCTTTGACTATAGACCCGACCTCCCGTCCATTCCTTATTTCAATTATCTATTATTTGTTGCCAATACATGTTTATGTCTTAAATTAACTAATTATTGATTTATCTAAGATTTCAGATCTTTCTTAAATCTACTACTAAAGTTATTCAAACGCTGCAATAGAGTTTAAACTACGCTGTAATTGTTAAACTACTGTaattgtttttcaaataaacTTTAAAGACTTCTCATTTTGAGATGAAGATAGCAAGCTCTTGTAAAGCGAGGCAGGGCTGGCTCAGGGAGAGTGGTGggagatgtgcccccccccccaaaaaaatgtgccTGAAGcgattgtggttcgaggacccgatcccccccaaagtggaatgaatacgcaaggacacgtgatataaggttaatgggcaaggaaaggccacaactttattgattacagcaagtgaaaaggtattggcttaggcattgtattacgtcagctgactccaccccctcagagaggggtgagtctgaaaccAGGGGGGTTTATttaccagtaggtggagcctgttgatgctaatccaactataggctctcccctgatgtcaccgagggtcgtgccatggcctccagCCAAGCAGGCAtgggacagaatacacgaccgccagattcctttaacggaatacccaaaaattgaaggcataggcgatggccacacctagcccttcgacaccacaacacattattccaatgcctaacctacccaccaataccacgaaagttgtgacgattgctacgaggtaggcgaaaaaaccaaaaagcctaatgccaaatggaaaaattcctaccaggccccccggacaaccagggtgaccaacctaaggtccatagcaaggccaaagaaaactaagaccctgagctcaaagggagtggagggtgggtgaatcGCGATGGGACGACGAAGAGTGAGGCCGAGGAGGGGCTGGCGCCGCCGTATtaaggctgctgtacacgccccctcggaggcacccggttgggtgcctgccgatgggcgtgggtgccagccaggtgagtgggaggcagggggctaacgccccctgctagaggcggggctcgggctcccgcccacaaccactcccctcccTTCAGGAGGAGAGCCCTTGCCCCagcaaccaccaccacacacacacacaaccacatacAACATCTCTGCTTGGGAGGTTCTggtctctctttccttggaggtcgCTAAACAgtggttgaatggccatctgtcatggatactttagctgagattcctgcattgcagggcgttgaactaaatgacccttagggtcgcttccaactctacagttctatgattctatgatctcattGTACACCTCCCCAACCTGGTGATCTCCAAATGTTCTCAGTTACAACTCCCACTGGCTCCATGTTCAATAGGCATAATAGGAATGGCAgtcaaaaacatattggagggTATCAGGCTGGGGAAGGTAGCTATAAGGGTTGAAAGGGCCTTCTGTATAAAGGTGAAGGACAAGCGAGGATGCCTTACCCACTTCTGGAAAACTCTGCCCAGTATCGCATCACCCTGCGGCTCAGATCAGCCTCAGCTTCTGTGTAAGTTTGATTGGCGGCCACAGCTTTCTCGAGGGTTCCAAACAAATAAGGCAGCTCAGCATCATGGGGTGCCCCAACCCACTCAGGCCAAAAAGAGCCTGAGGTGTGGTGCTTGAAGTAGTAAGCATACACAGGGCTCCCAACTTCTCCCAGCTTCTTAGAGAATTCATCCATTGGGCACGAAAAGAAGTAATCGCGAAAGGACTGTGACAAGGCCCTGTGGTACTGAACTGGATCCTGGCCTTCCTTGCTGTACTCCAGTGCCACAGCCTGGACATCTTCTTCCATTGCATTTCGTATTGCCATCCGTATCCCTTTCAGAAGTAGCTCGTGAGTGAACTGGTGGCGCTCGATGCCAGGAAAACTAAACGGCATAAAGGTGTTCCCTTCGTCGGAGGTAAAACCAATGAGAACTGGCTTGATCTTGATGTGCCCAGGCTCCAGAAGTTTCTGAGGGTCATCAGGCAGGAAATCTCCATCTGTTGTTGGTATCACAGGAAGATCGATAAGATATTTGCTTTTCTCAAAGAAGAGCATTTCCTGTGGAGAGAATTCTGCGGCATCTTTCGCCTGTAGGCAACTCAGCACAGCACTGTCATCTCCATCAGTACAGCCCACCAGCTGGGCGATAGTGAGGGATTTTTGCTTGGCTTCCTCAGGACTCCCCCAAGCCCAGATGGCACTGGGAGATCCACTCTGAATCACAGCTTGGGCAAAAAGGGGCTGGCTGCCTGGTGAAAGGAGGTGGAaacccactgctgctgctccagcgCTGTGGCCAAATATG is from Podarcis muralis chromosome 2, rPodMur119.hap1.1, whole genome shotgun sequence and encodes:
- the LOC114588544 gene encoding cholinesterase-like isoform X2 translates to MPGILSPLPYIFILLLFSPASGSAPGDDTVVVTKSGPIKGKHVSAGSGSVTAYLGIPYAEPPVGKLRFQKALPHQPWSQVLEATSYGNSCHQSIFSGIPDADVWAPNTPLSEDCLFLNVWVPHPRPSTPTPVLVFIHGGGFFSGTSSLDVYKGESLASTERVIVVNLNYRLGILGFLSMPPAAPGNLGLLDQQLALRWVHENAAAFGGDPTRVTIFGHSAGAAAVGFHLLSPGSQPLFAQAVIQSGSPSAIWAWGSPEEAKQKSLTIAQLVGCTDGDDSAVLSCLQAKDAAEFSPQEMLFFEKSKYLIDLPVIPTTDGDFLPDDPQKLLEPGHIKIKPVLIGFTSDEGNTFMPFSFPGIERHQFTHELLLKGIRMAIRNAMEEDVQAVALEYSKEGQDPVQYHRALSQSFRDYFFSCPMDEFSKKLGEVGSPVYAYYFKHHTSGSFWPEWVGAPHDAELPYLFGTLEKAVAANQTYTEAEADLSRRVMRYWAEFSRSGKPTGSAAGEVEWPLYNATQQNFFHLSTEPTQVVDSSPVQHCTFFNTLINKLKEDSAASHKKEEDGEKESTTQ
- the LOC114588544 gene encoding cholinesterase-like isoform X1 codes for the protein MFRNPSLLSAVRLQISLQTPHQTAAMPGILSPLPYIFILLLFSPASGSAPGDDTVVVTKSGPIKGKHVSAGSGSVTAYLGIPYAEPPVGKLRFQKALPHQPWSQVLEATSYGNSCHQSIFSGIPDADVWAPNTPLSEDCLFLNVWVPHPRPSTPTPVLVFIHGGGFFSGTSSLDVYKGESLASTERVIVVNLNYRLGILGFLSMPPAAPGNLGLLDQQLALRWVHENAAAFGGDPTRVTIFGHSAGAAAVGFHLLSPGSQPLFAQAVIQSGSPSAIWAWGSPEEAKQKSLTIAQLVGCTDGDDSAVLSCLQAKDAAEFSPQEMLFFEKSKYLIDLPVIPTTDGDFLPDDPQKLLEPGHIKIKPVLIGFTSDEGNTFMPFSFPGIERHQFTHELLLKGIRMAIRNAMEEDVQAVALEYSKEGQDPVQYHRALSQSFRDYFFSCPMDEFSKKLGEVGSPVYAYYFKHHTSGSFWPEWVGAPHDAELPYLFGTLEKAVAANQTYTEAEADLSRRVMRYWAEFSRSGKPTGSAAGEVEWPLYNATQQNFFHLSTEPTQVVDSSPVQHCTFFNTLINKLKEDSAASHKKEEDGEKESTTQ